In one Fusarium falciforme chromosome 5, complete sequence genomic region, the following are encoded:
- a CDS encoding Lysophospholipase, which translates to MVQLWSVSAIFALHILRLEAATLGHEPRYAVSTDLQVRALPDSPSGGYAPEVVDCPRTRPTIRTADALSHEEASWIPVRRNNTFDPLRKLLENAAIPNFNATSYLDRARDNTTALPNIGIAISGGGYRALMNGAGFLSAADSRNGHDSAVSGLLQASTYLAGLSGGGWLVGSMFANNFSTIPDLQRGAEGSSLWRFDRSIFEGPEERGIGILNTVDYWTQVVDAVDEKAKGWDTSITDFWGRALSYQLINASEGGPAYTFSSIQDTSSFKDADTPFPILVSDERAPGERIISLNATVFEFNPYELGTWDPTTYGFAPLRYLASNFSDGSVSRNGKCVRGFDQFGFVMGTSSSLFNQFLLQNVTAVGEDSGIPSFLTKAVENVLKGLDKDDNDIAQYAPNPFRGWNPSTNPSEKDFQLSLVDGGEDLQNIPLHPLIQPIRGVDIIFAIDSSADTNNNWPNGTALRASYDRSLEDIGNGTLFPPVPSAETFINNGLNRRPTMFGCDADNFTLSDGQVVPPLVVYVPNAPYTTFSNVSTFKPSYTIEQRDQIITNGFNSATQGNGTVNKDWPVCVACAIMSRSWWKAGETVPDACRTCFNKYCWDGKSNNTRVNVYEPSFIIKNETDDSNGAAGLGHNFALTVGIALAVVFFGY; encoded by the coding sequence ATGGTCCAGCTGTGGTCCGTCTCGGCGATCTTCGCCCTGCACATTCTCCGCCTTGAAGCGGCGACCCTTGGGCATGAACCTCGTTATGCAGTTTCTACAGATTTGCAGGTTCGAGCTCTTCCCGACTCTCCCAGTGGTGGCTACGCTCCAGAGGTTGTCGACTGTCCTCGCACGCGACCTACCATTCGTACAGCTGATGCCCTCTCGCATGAGGAAGCCTCATGGATTCCTGTCCGCAGGAACAACACCTTTGACCCTTTGCGTAAGCTCCTTGAGAATGCCGCCATTCCCAACTTCAACGCGACTTCCTACCTCGACAGGGCCCGCGACAACACCACGGCCCTACCCAACATCGGCATTGCCATCTCTGGCGGTGGCTATCGCGCCCTAATGAACGGAGCCGGGTTCTTGTCAGCTGCCGACTCACGTAACGGACACGACAGCGCCGTCAGCGGGCTTTTGCAGGCGTCGACCTACCTTGCCGGGCTATCCGGTGGTGGCTGGCTCGTGGGGTCCATGTTCGCCAACAACTTCTCCACCATTCCCGATCTGCAACGGGGCGCTGAAGGGTCCTCTCTTTGGCGGTTCGACCGGTCAATCTTTGAGGGTCCTGAGGAGAGGGGGATTGGGATTTTGAATACGGTCGATTACTGGACTCAGGTTGTGGATGCCGTCGATGAGAAGGCCAAAGGATGGGACACGTCCATCACGGATTTCTGGGGCCGCGCTCTTTCTTATCAGCTGATCAACGCCTCAGAAGGTGGTCCGGCCTACACGTTCTCGTCGATCCAGGATACTTCGTCTTTCAAGGATGCCGACACGCCGTTCCCGATTCTTGTCTCCGATGAGCGCGCCCCCGGTGAGCGCATCATCTCGTTAAACGCGACCGTCTTTGAGTTCAACCCTTACGAACTCGGCACTTGGGATCCCACAACCTACGGATTTGCTCCCCTCCGTTATCTGGCTTCCAACTTTAGCGATGGCTCGGTTTCTCGCAACGGCAAATGTGTTCGTGGCTTCGACCAGTTTGGCTTCGTCATGGGCACCTCTTCATCCCTCTTCAACCAATTTCTCCTCCAGAACGTCACTGCAGTTGGCGAAGATTCTGGCATTCCATCCTTCCTAACAAAGGCCGTTGAAAATGTCCTCAAGGGTCTGGATAAAGATGACAACGACATCGCCCAATACGCGCCTAACCCGTTCCGCGGCTGGAACCCCTCCACCAACCCCAGCGAGAAGGACTTTCAGCTCTCTTTGGTGGACGGAGGTGAGGATTTGCAGAATATCCCCCTTCATCCGTTGATCCAGCCTATCCGTGGCGTGGACATTATCTTTGCCATTGACTCGTCTGCTGATACTAACAACAACTGGCCCAACGGCACTGCCCTGCGTGCTTCGTACGACCGTTCTCTGGAGGATATAGGCAACGGCACTCTGTTCCCTCCCGTGCCTTCTGCCGAGACCTTTATCAACAACGGCCTTAACCGACGTCCTACTATGTTTGGCTGCGACGCGGACAACTTTACGCTCTCCGATGGACAGGTTGTACCGCCCTTGGTTGTCTACGTACCAAATGCGCCATACACGACCTTCAGCAATGTCTCGACATTCAAGCCATCTTACACCATTGAACAGCGGGACCAAATCATCACAAACGGCTTCAACTCCGCTACTCAAGGCAACGGCACCGTGAACAAGGACTGGCCCGTATGCGTTGCCTGCGCCATCATGAGCCGAAGCTGGTGGAAGGCCGGAGAGACCGTTCCTGACGCTTGCCGCACTTGCTTTAACAAGTACTGCTGGGACGGAAAGTCTAACAATACCCGCGTTAACGTCTATGAGCCtagcttcatcatcaagaacgAGACTGATGATAGTAACGGTGCCGCCGGGCTTGGACATAACTTTGCGCTTACTGTTGGGATTGCCTTGGCTGTTGTGTTCTTTGGATACTGA